One Vicinamibacterales bacterium DNA window includes the following coding sequences:
- a CDS encoding TonB-dependent receptor: MNRHVYRHSAFVALVAVCSLLLLAPANAQEFRGSISGRVADATKAIIPGATVTARNIATNVTATSVTNAHGVFNLSYLQPGEYEVDVELMGFRKEARRVQVQIADRLELNFELHPGGLTETIEVRAETQLLQTESGSLGQIVDERRVSSLPLGDGNPFVLSRLAPGTVFFGDLKFARPFDNSGTSAIASAGAPGGNEFTLDGAPNTGNRTTGEGWRVAYVPPSDAVQEFKVETTTFDAQQGHTAGATVNVALKSGTNALKGTAYAFLRNDKLASNDFFLEKAGKPKADMSYYRWGGTAGGPVRRDKTFFFASYERLNDRFPEPDQFTVPTDAMRRGDLSYLLPLGIQIYDPFTAKKQGSVIVRQPFKNNVIPLDRISPVALAYMKYFPAPNQAGDSQGRNNFSSPQLRTDAFNSFSGRVDHTLTDKQRVFVRYVYNQRHEERSQWSGAVNGIVPTGNNLYRTNYGISADHTYTITSSTLLNVRGGWSRFEQHDIRPSQGNVDMASLGFSAQTVGQLKGISYLPRFQIGDVSDLGNNWGSWSQDDIFSAQATMTKIFGNHSVRAGYDVRRYREFSAAAGNPGGQWNFTADYTRATSSSSSAPIGQKWAAFLLGLPNGNNIDIDTDSDARSWYHAMFVQDDWRVSPKLTLNVGLRYDYELAPLEIQNRNIRGFDPNAAQAIAPAVQTAYAASPIPERPASDFKVQGGLQYTSADNPRFWNPDKTNFQPRAGFAYRIDEKTVLRGGIGLYSMPFVIDGVQQYGYAQSTQISVTPDSGLTFNASAQNPWPGGLLQPAGNSQGVATYLGRSITFTPTTRKTGRSLRWAVSLQRELRGSWVVEASYVANRGYDQKTSLDMNAIPAQFLSTSQVRDQAVIDQLSRNVTNPFVNQIPGVSLNSKTVQANQLLRAYPQFTGVTGQLYDGTTQYDSVLLNFTRRFAKGYSVDVNYTFSRLREDLLRLNATDPNYQHNVGRNDTPHRVAGSFVWELPFKASHKVVNGLVAGWSVNAAFQIQRGRPITDTLGNLYFNGDPNSLKVDWSQARSGLPVFDTTGFYFADAAVQTNGVVDPAKQRNDSRISLSNNVRTFPQRIDGLRTPLLNEWNISFIKRTPLKGRMRLEFRAEVLNAFNQIYWGGVSLDPKSSNFGIATSQDNLPREFQVAVKLVF; this comes from the coding sequence GTGAACCGTCATGTGTACCGACACTCGGCGTTCGTCGCCCTCGTCGCAGTTTGCTCACTCCTGCTCCTGGCCCCGGCCAACGCGCAGGAGTTCCGCGGGTCGATCAGCGGTCGCGTGGCCGACGCGACCAAGGCCATCATTCCCGGCGCGACCGTCACGGCCCGCAACATCGCCACCAACGTCACCGCGACGTCGGTCACCAACGCCCACGGCGTCTTCAACCTCTCGTACCTCCAGCCGGGCGAGTACGAGGTGGACGTAGAGCTCATGGGTTTCCGCAAGGAGGCGCGCCGGGTGCAGGTGCAGATCGCCGACCGGCTGGAGCTGAACTTCGAGCTGCATCCGGGCGGGCTCACCGAGACGATCGAGGTCCGGGCGGAGACGCAGTTGCTCCAGACCGAGAGCGGATCGCTCGGGCAGATCGTCGACGAGAGGCGCGTATCCTCGCTGCCGCTCGGCGACGGGAACCCGTTCGTGCTCTCCCGCCTCGCGCCGGGCACGGTCTTCTTCGGCGACCTCAAGTTCGCCCGCCCGTTCGACAACAGCGGCACCTCGGCGATCGCGTCGGCAGGGGCTCCGGGCGGGAACGAGTTCACGCTCGACGGTGCGCCCAACACCGGGAACCGGACCACGGGCGAGGGCTGGCGCGTGGCGTACGTGCCGCCGTCGGACGCCGTGCAGGAATTCAAGGTCGAGACGACGACGTTCGACGCCCAGCAAGGGCACACGGCCGGCGCGACCGTGAACGTCGCCCTCAAGAGCGGGACGAACGCCCTCAAAGGCACTGCCTACGCGTTCCTGCGCAACGACAAGCTCGCCTCGAACGACTTCTTCCTCGAGAAGGCCGGCAAGCCGAAGGCCGACATGTCGTACTACCGATGGGGCGGCACCGCGGGCGGCCCGGTCCGCCGGGACAAAACGTTCTTCTTCGCGTCGTACGAACGGCTGAACGACCGGTTCCCCGAGCCCGACCAGTTCACCGTTCCGACCGACGCCATGCGGCGCGGCGACCTGTCGTACCTGCTGCCGCTCGGCATCCAGATCTATGACCCCTTCACCGCGAAGAAGCAGGGGTCGGTCATCGTGCGCCAGCCGTTCAAGAACAACGTGATCCCCCTGGATCGCATCAGCCCCGTCGCCCTCGCGTACATGAAGTACTTTCCGGCGCCGAACCAGGCGGGCGACTCGCAGGGCCGCAACAACTTCTCCAGCCCGCAACTGCGCACCGACGCGTTCAACTCGTTCTCCGGTCGCGTCGACCACACCTTGACCGACAAGCAGCGGGTCTTCGTGCGCTACGTCTACAACCAGCGCCACGAAGAGCGGAGCCAGTGGAGCGGCGCGGTCAACGGCATCGTGCCGACGGGCAACAACCTGTACCGGACCAACTACGGCATTTCGGCCGACCACACCTACACGATTACCTCGTCGACGCTGCTCAACGTCCGCGGAGGCTGGTCGCGGTTCGAACAGCACGACATCCGCCCCTCCCAGGGGAACGTCGACATGGCATCGCTGGGGTTCTCCGCGCAGACGGTGGGCCAGCTGAAGGGCATCTCGTACCTGCCCCGCTTCCAAATCGGCGACGTGAGCGACCTCGGCAACAATTGGGGCAGCTGGAGCCAGGACGACATCTTCTCCGCGCAGGCGACCATGACGAAGATCTTCGGGAACCACTCGGTTCGGGCCGGGTACGACGTCCGGCGCTACCGTGAGTTCTCGGCGGCCGCGGGCAACCCGGGCGGACAGTGGAACTTCACGGCCGACTACACCCGGGCCACCAGTTCGTCGTCGTCGGCGCCAATCGGACAGAAGTGGGCTGCCTTCCTGCTCGGCCTGCCAAACGGCAACAACATCGACATCGACACGGACAGCGACGCCAGGTCCTGGTACCACGCGATGTTCGTGCAGGACGACTGGCGGGTGAGCCCCAAGCTGACGCTGAACGTCGGCCTCCGCTACGACTACGAACTGGCTCCCCTGGAGATCCAGAACCGGAACATCCGCGGCTTCGATCCGAACGCCGCGCAGGCCATCGCCCCCGCGGTCCAGACCGCTTACGCGGCGAGCCCCATTCCGGAGCGGCCGGCGAGCGATTTCAAGGTGCAGGGTGGCCTGCAGTACACGAGCGCCGACAACCCGAGGTTCTGGAATCCGGACAAGACGAACTTCCAGCCGCGGGCGGGCTTCGCCTATCGGATCGACGAGAAGACGGTGCTCCGAGGAGGCATCGGCCTGTACAGCATGCCGTTCGTCATCGACGGCGTCCAGCAGTACGGGTACGCGCAGTCCACGCAAATCTCGGTGACCCCCGACAGCGGGCTGACCTTCAACGCCAGCGCGCAGAATCCGTGGCCGGGCGGCCTGCTCCAGCCGGCCGGCAACAGCCAGGGCGTGGCGACGTATCTCGGCCGCAGCATCACGTTCACACCGACGACGCGAAAGACGGGCCGCTCCCTGCGATGGGCGGTGAGCCTGCAGCGCGAGCTGCGGGGCAGCTGGGTCGTCGAGGCGTCGTACGTCGCCAACCGGGGCTACGACCAGAAGACGAGCCTGGACATGAACGCGATTCCGGCCCAGTTCCTGTCCACCAGCCAGGTGCGCGATCAGGCGGTCATCGACCAGTTGAGCCGCAACGTCACCAACCCGTTCGTGAACCAGATCCCCGGCGTGAGCCTGAACAGCAAGACCGTTCAGGCCAACCAGTTGTTGCGGGCGTACCCGCAGTTCACCGGCGTGACGGGGCAGTTGTACGACGGAACGACGCAGTACGACTCCGTCCTCCTGAACTTCACCAGGCGCTTCGCGAAGGGCTACTCGGTCGACGTCAACTACACGTTCTCCCGCCTGCGCGAAGACCTGCTGCGGCTGAACGCGACCGACCCCAACTACCAGCACAACGTCGGGCGCAACGACACGCCGCACCGCGTCGCCGGCAGCTTCGTGTGGGAGCTGCCCTTCAAGGCGTCGCACAAGGTGGTGAACGGGCTCGTCGCCGGCTGGAGCGTCAATGCCGCGTTCCAGATCCAGCGCGGCCGGCCGATCACCGACACGCTGGGCAACCTCTACTTCAACGGGGATCCCAACTCGTTGAAGGTGGACTGGTCGCAGGCCAGGAGCGGGCTCCCGGTATTCGACACGACCGGTTTCTACTTCGCCGACGCGGCGGTGCAGACAAACGGAGTGGTCGACCCGGCGAAGCAGCGGAACGACTCGCGCATCAGCCTGTCGAA
- a CDS encoding PmoA family protein → MAEQTSTLRTAMRLGVLLAVVAWCVAAAGSAADEKGVRLVRDDATQRVDVLVDGQPFTSYIYPVTLKKPVLYPLRSAKGTLVTRGFPLDPRPGERVDHPHHVGLWFNYGDVNGIDFWNNSDAIKPQDRPKMGTIVHRAVTAVRSGSDRGELETDMDWVMDDGKVVIREHARFVFRGGPGWRSVDRITRLEALADRVALADNKEGVIGLRVARALELPSNKPDVFTDASGRATTVKAMDNTGVSGMYLTSEGKKGEAVWGTRGRWCTLSGRVGDEPVTIAILDHPSNPGFPTYWHARGYGLFAANPLGQKALSDGKETLNFALAPGASVTFRHRVLVLSDIATADRAEAAYQDFIETYR, encoded by the coding sequence ATGGCTGAGCAGACATCGACGCTCAGGACCGCCATGCGCCTCGGCGTCCTGCTCGCCGTCGTGGCCTGGTGCGTGGCCGCGGCCGGCTCGGCCGCCGACGAAAAAGGCGTCCGCCTGGTCCGTGACGACGCGACGCAGCGGGTGGATGTGTTGGTGGATGGCCAGCCGTTCACGTCGTACATCTACCCGGTGACCCTCAAGAAGCCGGTGCTCTACCCGCTCCGCAGCGCGAAGGGAACCCTGGTGACGCGCGGCTTCCCGCTCGACCCGCGTCCGGGCGAGCGCGTGGATCATCCGCACCACGTCGGCCTGTGGTTCAACTATGGCGACGTGAACGGCATCGACTTCTGGAACAACTCGGACGCCATCAAGCCGCAGGATCGGCCGAAGATGGGCACCATCGTGCACCGGGCCGTCACGGCGGTTCGCAGCGGGTCGGACAGGGGTGAACTCGAAACCGACATGGACTGGGTCATGGACGACGGCAAGGTCGTCATCCGCGAGCACGCGCGGTTCGTTTTCCGAGGAGGGCCTGGGTGGCGGAGCGTGGACCGCATCACGCGGCTCGAGGCGCTCGCCGACCGCGTGGCCCTGGCCGACAACAAGGAGGGAGTGATCGGCCTCCGCGTGGCGCGGGCGCTCGAACTGCCGTCGAACAAGCCCGACGTGTTCACAGACGCCAGCGGGCGCGCGACGACCGTCAAGGCGATGGACAACACCGGCGTCAGCGGCATGTACCTGACCAGCGAGGGCAAGAAGGGTGAGGCCGTCTGGGGCACCCGGGGTCGGTGGTGCACGCTGAGCGGACGGGTGGGCGACGAGCCCGTCACCATCGCCATCCTCGATCATCCGTCGAATCCGGGCTTTCCAACGTACTGGCACGCGCGGGGCTACGGGCTGTTCGCGGCGAACCCGCTCGGGCAGAAGGCGCTCAGTGACGGGAAGGAGACGCTGAATTTCGCGCTCGCTCCTGGCGCGAGCGTGACGTTCCGGCACCGCGTGCTGGTTCTCTCGGACATCGCAACCGCGGACCGCGCGGAAGCGGCGTATCAGGACTTCATCGAGACGTATCGATAA
- a CDS encoding Gfo/Idh/MocA family oxidoreductase: MSDVSRRTFMKATGAGAVGAVVASSASSYARILGANDRVRVGIVGFSDRCRSALVPAFLKQAEALNFEFVAVSDIWSQRRDEAVSHLEKLTGKRLIAVRNNDELYARKDVDAVIVATADFQHALHGVEAVRAGRDAYVEKPLANTMADARAIRQAVKETGKIVQIGTQRRSEAVYQRAYDFIRSGKFGEIVMVEMSWNVNQPGRWRRPALVKQLREQDTDWKRYLLNRPVEPFDPRKYLEFRLFWPYSSGIPDQWLVHQIDTVHWFTGFPRPRSVVANGGIYVWKDGRRNWDTMTAVFDYGPLNDPAKGFQVVYSSRMTNSAGGTKELYYSNGGTLDLDKNRVTPGGGLREREATAMGLPANLLAEQTLVEKAAAVETAADTGADSATSANMRNWMECVRSRKTPNADVEAGYSHSVALCMTIAAIQTGQRVTFDDAKQEVVVGGTPSHG; this comes from the coding sequence ATGTCCGATGTCTCGCGGCGGACGTTCATGAAGGCAACCGGGGCGGGGGCGGTCGGCGCGGTGGTCGCGTCGAGCGCATCGAGCTACGCCCGCATTCTCGGTGCGAATGATCGTGTCCGGGTTGGCATCGTCGGGTTCTCCGACCGTTGCCGTTCCGCCCTCGTTCCTGCGTTCCTCAAGCAGGCCGAGGCCCTGAATTTCGAATTCGTGGCGGTATCCGACATCTGGAGCCAGCGGAGGGACGAAGCCGTCTCGCACTTGGAGAAGCTGACCGGCAAGCGGCTGATCGCGGTGCGCAACAACGACGAACTCTACGCGCGCAAGGACGTCGATGCCGTCATCGTCGCCACGGCCGACTTCCAGCACGCCTTGCACGGCGTCGAAGCGGTCCGAGCCGGACGCGACGCCTATGTCGAGAAACCGCTCGCCAACACCATGGCTGACGCCAGGGCGATCCGGCAGGCGGTGAAGGAGACGGGCAAGATCGTGCAGATCGGGACCCAGCGACGGAGCGAAGCCGTCTACCAGCGGGCGTACGACTTCATCCGCTCCGGGAAGTTCGGCGAGATCGTCATGGTCGAGATGAGCTGGAACGTCAACCAGCCCGGACGGTGGCGGCGGCCGGCGCTCGTCAAGCAGCTTCGCGAACAGGACACCGACTGGAAGCGGTACCTCCTCAATCGGCCGGTCGAGCCCTTCGATCCGAGGAAGTACCTCGAGTTCAGGCTGTTCTGGCCGTACTCGTCCGGCATCCCGGACCAGTGGCTGGTCCACCAGATCGACACGGTCCACTGGTTCACCGGCTTCCCGCGGCCCCGAAGTGTCGTCGCGAACGGCGGCATCTACGTCTGGAAGGACGGCCGCCGCAATTGGGACACCATGACGGCGGTGTTCGACTACGGCCCGCTCAACGACCCGGCCAAGGGGTTCCAGGTCGTCTACTCATCGCGCATGACGAATTCGGCGGGTGGCACCAAGGAACTCTACTACTCCAACGGCGGGACCCTCGACCTGGACAAGAACCGTGTGACGCCAGGCGGCGGGCTCCGCGAGAGGGAGGCGACCGCCATGGGGCTTCCGGCCAACCTGCTCGCCGAACAGACGCTCGTCGAGAAGGCAGCCGCCGTGGAGACGGCTGCCGACACCGGCGCCGACAGCGCGACCAGTGCCAACATGCGCAACTGGATGGAGTGCGTGCGCAGCCGCAAGACCCCGAATGCCGACGTCGAGGCGGGCTACAGCCACTCGGTTGCCCTCTGCATGACGATCGCCGCGATCCAGACGGGCCAGCGCGTCACCTTCGACGATGCGAAGCAGGAAGTCGTGGTGGGGGGCACGCCGTCCCATGGCTGA
- a CDS encoding glycoside hydrolase family 36 protein, with the protein MTGERARVAVPADPADGAVGRPAKPSRRAFLQVALASPALAGLASVGRAGRPGLDRLALVRSPASAIGIDGTQAAEIEVVRNWNGPFCSARAVHRGRAAVRLNEIVLFDVPLTVPPDTRFYGEGFQMLTQTGGTLGHPVGLSSYTDVGHYKIPQPEGARAFYGLITLTPPGQPTSVLAFTSCARFSGRLQVRASSVQVVLEAEGLEIRPGEAWPLEEFMFAVGPDRSRLLDDVAARLARNHPRPPAPLPPTGWCSWYCFGPKVTARQVLDNLDAIAKTVPGLRYIQIDDGYQRAMGDWLESGPAFEGGVQTVLEHIRGRGFEPAIWVAPFVAEAGSHVFQEHPGWFIADDAGEPLRADRVTFGGWRRGPWYALDGTHPEVQQHFERLFRTMRNAWGCTYFKLDANFWGAMHGGRFHDPRATRVEAYRRGMQAIARGAGDAFLLGCNHPIWPSIGTIHGSRSSNDIKRSWDRIASTGRQNLSRNWQNGRLWWNDPDAIVLIGDLPENEFLFHAAVVYASGGMVLSGDDLTRLSADRLAILRRLLPPTGLAAEFEDDSLQIGVIRFPDRRHVCFLNWYDLPQTITSRLPRHSEVTDLWTGESLGRRNVLSLNLAPRSARVFSCH; encoded by the coding sequence GTGACCGGTGAACGAGCGCGTGTTGCCGTACCGGCAGACCCCGCGGATGGGGCCGTCGGCCGGCCTGCCAAGCCGTCGCGCCGCGCGTTCCTCCAGGTTGCGCTGGCATCTCCGGCGCTCGCCGGCCTCGCCAGCGTCGGTCGCGCCGGCCGGCCTGGCCTCGATCGGCTGGCATTGGTCCGTTCGCCAGCCTCTGCGATCGGGATCGACGGCACGCAGGCGGCGGAGATCGAGGTCGTCCGCAACTGGAACGGACCGTTCTGCAGCGCGCGCGCCGTTCACCGCGGGCGGGCCGCGGTTCGTCTGAACGAGATCGTGCTGTTCGACGTGCCGCTGACCGTGCCGCCCGACACGCGTTTCTACGGCGAGGGGTTCCAAATGCTCACGCAGACCGGCGGAACGCTCGGGCACCCGGTCGGCTTGAGCTCGTACACCGACGTCGGCCACTACAAGATTCCGCAGCCGGAGGGGGCCCGCGCCTTCTACGGCCTCATCACCCTCACGCCGCCCGGCCAGCCGACCAGCGTGCTCGCGTTCACCTCGTGCGCCCGCTTCAGCGGGCGGCTCCAGGTGCGGGCGTCGTCGGTCCAGGTGGTACTCGAGGCCGAGGGACTCGAGATCCGGCCGGGTGAGGCGTGGCCGCTCGAGGAGTTCATGTTTGCGGTCGGGCCCGACCGCTCCAGGCTGCTCGACGATGTCGCGGCGCGGCTGGCCAGGAACCACCCGCGCCCGCCGGCCCCCCTACCGCCGACGGGCTGGTGTTCTTGGTACTGCTTCGGGCCGAAGGTCACCGCCCGACAGGTTCTCGACAATCTCGATGCGATCGCCAAGACGGTCCCGGGCCTGCGCTACATCCAGATCGACGACGGGTACCAGCGCGCCATGGGCGACTGGCTCGAATCGGGCCCCGCGTTCGAGGGAGGCGTGCAGACGGTGCTCGAGCACATCCGCGGGCGTGGCTTCGAGCCCGCGATCTGGGTTGCGCCGTTCGTGGCGGAGGCCGGCTCGCACGTCTTCCAGGAGCACCCCGGCTGGTTCATCGCCGACGACGCCGGCGAGCCGCTGCGGGCCGACCGTGTCACGTTCGGGGGGTGGCGTCGCGGCCCCTGGTATGCGCTCGATGGCACCCACCCCGAGGTGCAACAGCACTTCGAGCGCCTCTTCCGCACGATGCGCAACGCCTGGGGCTGCACGTACTTCAAGCTCGACGCGAATTTCTGGGGCGCCATGCACGGCGGGCGGTTCCACGACCCGCGTGCCACGCGGGTGGAGGCCTACCGCCGCGGTATGCAGGCCATCGCGCGCGGCGCCGGCGACGCGTTCCTCCTGGGCTGCAATCACCCGATCTGGCCTTCGATCGGGACGATCCACGGCTCGCGCAGCTCCAACGACATCAAGCGGTCCTGGGATCGCATCGCGAGCACCGGGCGCCAAAACCTCAGCCGCAACTGGCAGAACGGTCGCCTGTGGTGGAACGACCCGGACGCCATCGTTCTCATCGGGGACCTCCCGGAGAATGAGTTCCTGTTCCACGCGGCGGTCGTGTACGCGAGCGGCGGCATGGTCCTGTCCGGCGACGATCTGACGAGGCTGTCCGCGGATCGCCTGGCCATTCTGCGGAGGCTGCTGCCGCCGACTGGTCTTGCCGCGGAGTTCGAAGACGACTCGCTACAGATTGGCGTCATTCGTTTTCCGGACAGGCGTCATGTCTGTTTCCTGAACTGGTATGACCTCCCGCAGACGATCACCTCGAGGCTGCCTCGCCACTCGGAGGTAACCGATCTGTGGACGGGTGAGTCGCTCGGCCGTCGGAACGTACTGTCGTTGAACCTCGCGCCACGGTCGGCGCGCGTGTTCTCGTGCCATTGA
- a CDS encoding LacI family DNA-binding transcriptional regulator encodes MPPPTMKRVAIALGVSVTTVSKVLNNRGDIGPGTRARVLAKVEELGYQRNVLARNLSLRRTHTLGVVVPELMHSFFAEIVAGIEPIASASGYGVLLCNSNEDARKERADLQLLRGRQVDGVVLAAARASNNGDVLLQLTRGGTGLVMIDRDDHPEIPCHRVLTDDVRVGRLATSHLLDLGHRAIAHIGGPPLAHARRRLRGWRDALRARGVRPAGVWLERTGFMEIDGYRAMKRLLGVRPRIDAVFAVNDPVAIGALKAIWEAGLRVPRDVAVVGAGDIKLGDLLRVPLTTVSWSREEVGRHAATLLLAHLADPSQTRTRRVIVEPRLVVRESCGASPGGQCCDR; translated from the coding sequence ATGCCGCCTCCCACGATGAAGCGGGTCGCCATTGCGCTCGGGGTCTCGGTCACGACGGTTTCGAAGGTCCTGAACAACCGTGGGGATATCGGTCCCGGTACCCGCGCCCGGGTTCTCGCCAAGGTCGAGGAACTCGGCTACCAGCGTAACGTTCTCGCGCGCAACCTCTCCCTGCGCCGCACCCACACCCTCGGCGTCGTCGTGCCGGAGCTGATGCACTCGTTCTTCGCCGAAATCGTCGCCGGGATCGAGCCGATCGCCAGCGCCAGCGGGTACGGCGTGCTGCTGTGCAACTCGAACGAGGACGCCCGCAAGGAGCGCGCCGACCTCCAGTTGCTGCGCGGCCGCCAGGTGGACGGCGTCGTGCTCGCCGCCGCCCGCGCGTCGAACAACGGCGACGTCCTCCTCCAGCTCACCCGCGGGGGCACGGGGCTCGTCATGATCGACCGCGATGACCACCCCGAGATCCCCTGCCACCGGGTGCTGACCGACGACGTCCGCGTCGGCCGCCTCGCCACCTCGCACCTTCTCGATCTCGGCCACCGGGCCATCGCGCACATCGGCGGCCCCCCGCTCGCCCACGCCAGGCGCAGGCTGCGCGGCTGGCGCGACGCCTTGCGCGCGCGGGGCGTCCGGCCGGCCGGGGTGTGGCTGGAGCGGACGGGGTTCATGGAGATCGATGGCTACCGGGCGATGAAGCGCCTGCTGGGCGTCCGTCCGAGGATCGACGCTGTCTTCGCCGTGAACGACCCGGTCGCGATTGGTGCCTTGAAGGCCATCTGGGAGGCCGGGCTCCGGGTTCCGAGAGACGTTGCCGTGGTCGGGGCCGGCGACATCAAGCTGGGGGACCTGCTGCGCGTGCCGCTGACGACGGTGAGCTGGTCCAGGGAGGAGGTCGGCCGGCACGCGGCGACGTTGCTCCTCGCCCATCTGGCTGACCCGTCGCAGACCCGGACCCGTCGGGTCATCGTGGAACCTCGCCTCGTCGTGCGAGAGTCGTGCGGCGCATCGCCTGGGGGGCAGTGCTGTGACCGGTGA
- a CDS encoding alpha-L-fucosidase yields MIDRPSRRSALKLLAASGLGTAVAARAADAHLAAQAPTPAPPPDSSAQAADRDRRLKWWHDARFGMFIHWGAYSVIGRHEWAMENEAIPVGEYEQVARRFQPKPNAAREWAKLARRAGQKYMVMTTKHHEGFCLFDTKTTGYCASKMGPGRDLVREYVDAVRAEGLRVGLYYSLMDWHHPDGARCATDEAARRRLVDYIHTHIRELMTNYGKIDVLWYDVAWPLDAAGWESERMNEMVFKLQPDILVNNRNKLRGDFTTPEQRIQAAGQGYAWESCMTMNGSWGYHAADDDWKTPKQIVRNLITCCRDGGNYLLNIGPRGDGSVPEPSIRTLEAVGSWLERNGESIYASDRCQPSRSAYATYSRKGNTLFMHVHAWPGDTAVMAGLLVRVKSARLLATGRAVAFEQDPLRVRFTGLPVQAPDTPVTTIAIECDAEPKQDQYVVRNGRERAT; encoded by the coding sequence ATGATCGACCGACCCTCGCGACGCAGCGCACTGAAACTCCTGGCGGCATCCGGACTCGGCACGGCCGTCGCCGCGCGAGCCGCCGACGCTCACCTGGCGGCGCAGGCGCCGACGCCAGCCCCGCCACCCGACTCGTCCGCGCAGGCGGCCGACCGGGATCGCCGTCTGAAGTGGTGGCACGACGCGCGCTTCGGCATGTTCATCCACTGGGGGGCCTACAGCGTCATCGGCCGCCACGAGTGGGCGATGGAGAACGAGGCCATCCCCGTCGGCGAGTACGAGCAGGTCGCCAGGCGCTTCCAGCCGAAGCCGAATGCCGCACGCGAGTGGGCGAAGCTCGCCCGCCGCGCCGGCCAGAAGTACATGGTGATGACGACGAAGCACCACGAGGGGTTCTGCCTGTTCGACACGAAGACGACCGGGTACTGCGCCTCGAAGATGGGCCCGGGCCGCGACCTGGTCCGCGAATACGTCGATGCGGTGCGGGCCGAGGGCCTCCGGGTCGGCTTGTACTACTCGCTGATGGACTGGCACCACCCCGACGGCGCGCGCTGCGCCACCGACGAGGCGGCCCGGCGGCGCTTGGTCGACTATATCCACACCCACATCCGCGAGTTGATGACCAACTACGGAAAGATCGACGTCCTGTGGTACGACGTCGCCTGGCCCCTCGACGCCGCCGGCTGGGAGTCTGAGCGGATGAACGAGATGGTCTTCAAGCTCCAGCCCGACATTCTCGTCAACAACCGCAACAAGCTGCGCGGCGACTTCACCACGCCCGAGCAGCGGATCCAGGCGGCCGGGCAGGGCTACGCCTGGGAATCCTGCATGACGATGAACGGAAGCTGGGGCTACCATGCCGCCGACGACGACTGGAAGACGCCCAAGCAGATCGTGCGGAACCTGATCACGTGCTGTCGCGATGGCGGCAACTACCTGCTCAACATCGGTCCTCGCGGCGACGGCTCGGTGCCCGAACCGTCCATCCGGACACTCGAGGCCGTCGGGTCCTGGCTGGAGCGCAACGGGGAGTCGATCTATGCGAGCGATCGATGCCAGCCGAGCCGGTCGGCGTATGCGACCTACAGCCGGAAGGGGAACACCCTCTTCATGCACGTCCACGCGTGGCCCGGCGACACCGCGGTGATGGCGGGGCTCCTCGTCCGGGTCAAGTCGGCCAGGCTGCTCGCCACCGGCCGGGCGGTCGCGTTCGAGCAGGACCCGTTGCGGGTCCGGTTCACCGGGCTCCCGGTGCAGGCGCCGGACACGCCGGTCACGACGATCGCGATCGAGTGCGACGCGGAGCCGAAGCAGGACCAATACGTGGTGCGGAACGGGCGCGAACGGGCGACGTAA